The Malus domestica chromosome 10, GDT2T_hap1 nucleotide sequence CTCTATCCAACTACAGCCTGGATTCTTTTTCAAGCCTCGCCGAGTGATCCTCTCCCTCAACATTTTCACTTCTTCCCACTTTTCTGCCTCTGCATATATGTTCGCCAGAAGCACATAATACCCTGTGTTTTCGGGCTCTAGTTCAAAAACATGTTCAGCGACTTTCTCCGCTAGTTTCACATCATGGTGGATCCTACAACCACAGAGCAAGGAACCCCAGATTGTTGCATCTGGCTCAATCGGCATTGTCTTGATAAATTTATACGCCTTGGTTAGATTCCCCGTGCGGGAAAGGAGATCCACCATACAAGCATAGTGCTCTAACTTGGGAACAATGCCGTAATCATTTCTCATAGTATCGAAGAATCTCCATGCTTCATCGCGTAATCCCGAATGACTGCAAGCATAGAGTATCGAAATGAAGGAAACGCTGTCGGGTTCTATTCCTGCTTTTCTCATCTCATTAAAGGCAGCAATAGCTTCCCTTCCAAATCCATGCATGCCATATCCAGCAACGATCACAGTCCAAGAGATCAGATCTTTTACGGGAATAATGTCAAAAAGTAATCGTGCAAGAACTAGCACCCCGCACTTGACATACATGTCAACAAGTGCATTGGCAACATGCCGTTCAGAAAAGTATCCATTTCTCAATATATGACCATGGATCTCTTGACCTCTATTTAGAGCTGCTAGGCTGGCACAAGCCGGAAGGACACTGGCAATTGTCATGCTGTCAGGTTTTGATTTCTGCATCATCTCAGAAAAGAGTTTAAGAGCTTCATTTGGAAGACAATTTTTTGAGTAACCTCCTATCATGGTATTCCACGAGACAATGTCCTTCGCAGGCATACGAGAAAAAACTGAGTGAGCATCTTCCATGCTTCcgcattttgcatacatatccaTGAGAGTATTACAGACATATAAACTCGAGTCCATGCCATGTTCCTTAATGTAGTTGTGTATATCCCTGCCTTTCTTCAATGAGCCACTACTAGCACATGCATGAAGTATGCTCGTGATTGTATAAGCATCTGGATTAACACCATCCCTTTCCATTTCAGAGAACAATCCGATTGCCTCATCTGAAAGCCCTTCTCGAATGTGCCCTGCTATCATTGAAGTCCATGACACAACACTTCTCTCACCCATCTTCTTAAAAACCTGGATTGCACTACTCAGATCCCCGCATTTCGAATACATATCCAGAACATTATTACAGAACATGACATCCTCGTCAAAAGAAGCTTTTATTGCATACGCATGAAGCGCCCTGCCCAGCGAAAGATTCCCACCGGCTACACAAGCCATTAGAACATTGATAATGGTAGCCAAATCCACATCTATCCCTAAAGAAACCATCTGTCTGAAAATCTCAACCCCCTTCTCTGCAAGACCGTTAGACACATACGCACTTATCATCGAATTCCATGATATAACATCTCGATCGCACAATTCATCGAACACCTTACGTGCATTCTCAATTCTTCGATTCTTAAAATAGAAAGCCATTAGCGAATTTCCAACCGTGTTATCAGAACCGAAACCCAATTTATACAGATATCCATGAATCCATTCGCCTTCCCGCACACATCCAAGTGccgaaaaacacttcaaaacacatgAAAACGTATACGAGTTTGCTTGGATGCCAAGCTCCTGCATCTTCCCAAACAAGTACACACCTTCCCTGAAATTACGAACCTTCGCATACTCATTAATCATAAGATTCCAAACAAACACCTTCCCATTCGATAACTTATCGAAAACCCGCCTCGCTTCTCT carries:
- the LOC103429686 gene encoding pentatricopeptide repeat-containing protein DOT4, chloroplastic, translated to MLMVATTAPPNLLSMPPLPRHENKSKSFRPSNGYIFLKPSSKTLMLSPNSGLSRARFRVSDSLAAPAITGVADKNAKINKYCEMGNLKSAMEMVSGAQKSELDLEAYCSVVELCAGMMSLQDGKRVHSVICDNGVEADGQLGAKLVFMYVKCGDLREARRVFDKLSNGKVFVWNLMINEYAKVRNFREGVYLFGKMQELGIQANSYTFSCVLKCFSALGCVREGEWIHGYLYKLGFGSDNTVGNSLMAFYFKNRRIENARKVFDELCDRDVISWNSMISAYVSNGLAEKGVEIFRQMVSLGIDVDLATIINVLMACVAGGNLSLGRALHAYAIKASFDEDVMFCNNVLDMYSKCGDLSSAIQVFKKMGERSVVSWTSMIAGHIREGLSDEAIGLFSEMERDGVNPDAYTITSILHACASSGSLKKGRDIHNYIKEHGMDSSLYVCNTLMDMYAKCGSMEDAHSVFSRMPAKDIVSWNTMIGGYSKNCLPNEALKLFSEMMQKSKPDSMTIASVLPACASLAALNRGQEIHGHILRNGYFSERHVANALVDMYVKCGVLVLARLLFDIIPVKDLISWTVIVAGYGMHGFGREAIAAFNEMRKAGIEPDSVSFISILYACSHSGLRDEAWRFFDTMRNDYGIVPKLEHYACMVDLLSRTGNLTKAYKFIKTMPIEPDATIWGSLLCGCRIHHDVKLAEKVAEHVFELEPENTGYYVLLANIYAEAEKWEEVKMLRERITRRGLKKNPGCSWIEIKGKVKIFVAGDSSHPQAAKIESLLKRLRLKMKEEGQSPKMQYALINADEAEKEVALCGHSEKLAIAFGILNLQPGKTIRVTKNLRVCGDCHEMAKFISRTSRREIVLRDSNRFHHMKDGNCSCRGFW